One Apis cerana isolate GH-2021 linkage group LG16, AcerK_1.0, whole genome shotgun sequence DNA segment encodes these proteins:
- the LOC108000414 gene encoding uncharacterized protein LOC108000414 isoform X1 gives MRKQSYGSNLSTGSCGEPQIIVEESTLGEEEAEWRRNESPPRCMDPDSPSLNPYLLSPWREARKHSLPTPQCTSGITASQVRRLSERGGESGPSAREAAFLSTLSQAPAPQPGGRRHSVVTISRVPQTLFSRNRRESIAAFPLGGATRILPARRDSESRMGGPPSNAGSSHNLQLDIMDDIAEMKAKKVLLKMYKTSTEQVCEIQPLEGNSSTQRYTQYPKRRFSEMPAPSVSPTASIRRRASEVPRATSASVSGIVCSNTDLISILSSLASSATEINRCGEEGSSTREESKSSWSGKTAEQKRSRLKSFRSNSFDVSILHGAKSKLAGSSKAAASTIMAPSNWFTKRHQPMSKKQKPEDLITASLNFKFDKSKVVKAVKETLGKTAPSIDIRHKVVWDDTSGTKVDAQVLGSAIEKILTAQRGNDAEATGSNGKPSVSPNKPRSSKVTSWFSNTKDQEQTESCEPSICSSLKDLFVK, from the exons ATGAGAAAACAATCGTACGGCTCGAATTTGAGCACCGGAAGCTGTGGCGAGCCGCAGATCATCGTGGAGGAGAGCACGTTGGGAGAAGAGGAAGCGGAATGGCGGAGGAACGAATCGCCTCCGCGATGCATGGATCCCGATTCGCCGTCCTTGAATCCTTATCTATTGTCCCCGTGGAGAGAAGCAAGGAAGCATTCTCTACCGACACCGCAATGCACTTCCGGGATAACCGCATCGCAG GTGAGACGATTGAGCGAACGTGGCGGTGAATCAGGCCCGTCTGCGAGAGAAGCCGCTTTCCTGTCCACCCTCTCTCAAGCACCAGCTCCTCAGCCGGGTGGCCGAAGGCATTCGGTCGTTACCATCTCCAGAGTACCACAGACTCTATTCAGCCGTAATCGTCGCGAATCAATTGCCGCTTTCCCACTCGGAGGCGCGACCAGAATATTGCCGGCTCGTCGAGATTCGGAATCCAGAATGGGTGGGCCGCCGAGCAATGCCGGAAGCTCGCATAACCTTCAATTAGATATCATGGACGATATCGCGGAGATGAAAGCGAAGAAG GTGCTGTTGAAGATGTACAAGACGTCGACGGAACAAGTGTGCGAGATCCAGCCGCTGGAGGGTAATAGCTCGACCCAACGATACACCCAGTATCCGAAACGACGTTTCTCCGAGATGCCCGCGCCTTCCGTATCACCGACCGCCTCTATCCGAAGACGGGCCTCGGAAGTGCCGAGAGCCACGAGCGCTTCCGTTTCGGGCATCGTGTGCTCCAACACCGATCTGATATCGATCCTGAGCTCGTTGGCCTCGTCCGCGACCGAGATCAATCGATGCGGCGAGGAAGGATCGAGCACGCGCGAGGAGAGCAAGTCGAGCTGGTCTGGGAAGACGGCTGAACAGAAACGAAGTCGATTGAAAAGCTTTCGCTCCAACAGTTTCGACGTGTCCATTCTCCATGGGGCGAAAAGCAAGCTGGCCGGATCCTCGAAAGCTGCAGCTTCGACTATCATGGCTCCGTCGAATTGGTTCACAAAGAGACATCAACCGATGTCGAAGAAACAGAAGCCGGAAGATTTAATCACGGCTAGTTTGAACTTCAAGTTCGATAAATCGAAGGTCGTGAAGGCGGTCAAGGAGACATTAGGCAAAACGGCTCCTAGCATCGATATCAGGCACAAAGTCGTATGGGATGACACCAGTGGGACGAAGGTGGACGCCCAG GTGTTGGGTAGcgcaattgaaaaaattttgacggCGCAAAGAGGAAATGACGCGGAAGCAACCGGATCGAACGGCAAACCCTCGGTATCTCCGAACAAACCAAGATCAAGTAAAGTGACGAGTTGGTTTTCGAATACCAAAGACCAAGAACAAACCGAATCCTGCGAACCATCTATCTGTTCTTCTTTAAAAGATCTATTCGTCAAGTAG
- the LOC108000414 gene encoding uncharacterized protein LOC108000414 isoform X2 produces the protein MRKQSYGSNLSTGSCGEPQIIVEESTLGEEEAEWRRNESPPRCMDPDSPSLNPYLLSPWREARKHSLPTPQCTSGITASQVRRLSERGGESGPSAREAAFLSTLSQAPAPQPGGRRHSVVTISRVPQTLFSRNRRESIAAFPLGGATRILPARRDSESRMGGPPSNAGSSHNLQLDIMDDIAEMKAKKVLLKMYKTSTEQVCEIQPLEGNSSTQRYTQYPKRRFSEMPAPSVSPTASIRRRASEVPRATSASVSGIVCSNTDLISILSSLASSATEINRCGEEGSSTREESKSSWSGKTAEQKRSRLKSFRSNSFDVSILHGAKSKLAGSSKAAASTIMAPSNWFTKRHQPMSKKQKPEDLITASLNFKFDKSKVVKAVKETLGKTAPSIDIRHKVVWDDTSGTKVDAQGSNKFSFVNEFCE, from the exons ATGAGAAAACAATCGTACGGCTCGAATTTGAGCACCGGAAGCTGTGGCGAGCCGCAGATCATCGTGGAGGAGAGCACGTTGGGAGAAGAGGAAGCGGAATGGCGGAGGAACGAATCGCCTCCGCGATGCATGGATCCCGATTCGCCGTCCTTGAATCCTTATCTATTGTCCCCGTGGAGAGAAGCAAGGAAGCATTCTCTACCGACACCGCAATGCACTTCCGGGATAACCGCATCGCAG GTGAGACGATTGAGCGAACGTGGCGGTGAATCAGGCCCGTCTGCGAGAGAAGCCGCTTTCCTGTCCACCCTCTCTCAAGCACCAGCTCCTCAGCCGGGTGGCCGAAGGCATTCGGTCGTTACCATCTCCAGAGTACCACAGACTCTATTCAGCCGTAATCGTCGCGAATCAATTGCCGCTTTCCCACTCGGAGGCGCGACCAGAATATTGCCGGCTCGTCGAGATTCGGAATCCAGAATGGGTGGGCCGCCGAGCAATGCCGGAAGCTCGCATAACCTTCAATTAGATATCATGGACGATATCGCGGAGATGAAAGCGAAGAAG GTGCTGTTGAAGATGTACAAGACGTCGACGGAACAAGTGTGCGAGATCCAGCCGCTGGAGGGTAATAGCTCGACCCAACGATACACCCAGTATCCGAAACGACGTTTCTCCGAGATGCCCGCGCCTTCCGTATCACCGACCGCCTCTATCCGAAGACGGGCCTCGGAAGTGCCGAGAGCCACGAGCGCTTCCGTTTCGGGCATCGTGTGCTCCAACACCGATCTGATATCGATCCTGAGCTCGTTGGCCTCGTCCGCGACCGAGATCAATCGATGCGGCGAGGAAGGATCGAGCACGCGCGAGGAGAGCAAGTCGAGCTGGTCTGGGAAGACGGCTGAACAGAAACGAAGTCGATTGAAAAGCTTTCGCTCCAACAGTTTCGACGTGTCCATTCTCCATGGGGCGAAAAGCAAGCTGGCCGGATCCTCGAAAGCTGCAGCTTCGACTATCATGGCTCCGTCGAATTGGTTCACAAAGAGACATCAACCGATGTCGAAGAAACAGAAGCCGGAAGATTTAATCACGGCTAGTTTGAACTTCAAGTTCGATAAATCGAAGGTCGTGAAGGCGGTCAAGGAGACATTAGGCAAAACGGCTCCTAGCATCGATATCAGGCACAAAGTCGTATGGGATGACACCAGTGGGACGAAGGTGGACGCCCAG ggTAGCAACAAATTTAGttttgtaaatgaattttgcgaataa